Sequence from the Mycobacterium florentinum genome:
GGGCGCGGATCACCAGCGGCCCTGCGTAGGCGAGCACCAGGGCCGATACCAGGACCGCGACCACGCCGCTGCAGCCCAACGCTTGGGCCAGCAGGAACGCCGCGAACGGCGTCAGCAGGCTCATGGCTCCTTCTTCTTGTGGTGCGTCGATCCGCTTGCGCGCCAGGGTCACCAGCCCGCCGACCAGCAGCCCGACCGCGATACCGCCGAAGTAGGAGGTGACGAAGCGAAGGACCAGATCGGGCGGGCTGATCTCGGCGCCGCCGACGGCGACGTGCACGGTCACGAAGAACAGCACCAGCGCCGTTCCGTCGTTGATGAGGCTTTCGCCGCGCAGCACGGTGAGCGTGCGGCGCGGCAACTTTTTCGCCAGGCCGGCGACGGCGGCGGCGTCGGTGGGGGAGAGCACGGCGCCCAGGACCGCGGCGGTGTGGGATTCCATGCCCAGGGCGCGCGCCGTCCAGGACACGCCGAGCGCGGTCACGATCACCAGAAGGACGCTCAACAAGACGATGATCCGGGCATTTGCCCGCAGCTCCCGGATGCTGGTGCCCAGGCCCTCCCAGTAGAGGATGGCCGGCAAGAACAGCAGCAGGACGATCTCGCCGTTGATGTGGATATGCGCGAAGGCCGGGATCAGGCCTAGCAGCGTGCCGAGAAAAATGAGCAACACCGGCGGGCCCACCCGATAGCGCCGGCCCAGCACCGTTCCGACGATGACGGCCGACACGAGCGCAACGATGACTTCGAGCCCAAACACGAGCCCATCCTGCCGTACGAGACGGCGTCTGGTTACCTGGGCCGAAATACGTCACAAACACGTAATGGCGCAACGGGTTCGATGAGCTGCCCTACGAGCAGTCGCAGCAGCCGCCGCAATCACAGCAGTCGCCGCAGTCGCAGCAGCAGTCGCAGCCATCGCAGCAGCAGACGCAGGAGCCGTCGCCGCGGCCGCCCTTGCGCTTCACGCCCGCGCCGGGTGTTTCTTCGGGGATTTCGCCCATCGGGTAACCGGCCCCGACGGGCTGATTGCCGAAGTTGATGGGCTCCTGCTGGCCGTGCGGGGTGCCGCAGGTGGTGTGGCCGGACCGGCTGAAGGTGCGCGAGATCGCGCGTCGCACCTCGCGGGTCAGTAACTTGTTGGCCAGCCGGCCGTCGGTGAATTCGACGTCGGCCAGCGCCAATTCGATGCCGAGTGCCGCGTCGTCGCACAGTGCGCGGGCCTGGTCCATCGGAGTTTCGGTGGCGGCCAACGGGTTCCACTTGCCGCGGGCCAGGTCGTCGTCGTAGTCCTCGACCGCGTCGAGCAGGTGCGCCACCCGCCCGAACAGCCGACCGATCTCGCGCAGCGGCGCCTGATTGTCGGGGCGGCCGGCCAGCACCGCGGTGTAGGCGAATGCCTCGGCGACCGCGGTTTCGGTGGGCTCGGTCACCAGCAGCAGCGAGCTGCCCGGCCCGGCCGTCGCCTCGAGCTCGGCCTGGCGGTCCATCGCCGCGACGAGCACGCCCGTGTCGAAGCCCAGGGTGTGACCGGTGTCCGTGCCCTGGCGCACCCAGCGCTCGGCGATGCGTCGTGCGGCCGGTCGGATGCCGGCCGCCCCGACCACGCCGTCGTGGTCGTCGACGTGATCGCGGACCCGCGCCGCGGCCAGGGCCAGCGACACGACGGCGGCCAGTCGCGCGCAGTCGCCGGTGGCCACATCGGCGCGACGCATGCCGCGCCCCGGGCAGGGCCCGGCCTTGCGGCGGGTGGGCTGCTCGGGTGACTGCGCTTCGACCAGAAGCGAGACCACCAGGCCGTCGTAGTTGGTGGCTATCCGCGCGGACTGGCCGTAGTCGTCGCGCAGGGCCAGGCACAATCCGCACAATTGAGCGGTCCAGGCTGCTGCGAGCTCGCTGCCAAGTCGATGACGGCAGGGCCGGATGATGCCAAACATCTCACTGAAGCTACCGGACGTCCAGCAAACATGGGGACCGAAACGCTGGCCTACTTTGGCGCGGGGCAAGGCTTGGGAAAGGTGACCGGCTTACCCACCCGGTCCATCGCCGCGCGGAGCTGCCGCATGCCCGCCTGATACATGTCCGGGGTCGCGGCCGACCAGGTGGTCGAGGTACAGGTAGCGGTGTCGCAGCCGCCGCCGAACGTGATCGACGGCCCGGTTTTCACCGTCACGCACTGGCACTTGGCCCGGGCCGGGTTCGTGGCATCGATCTCGCATTCCACATCGAGGCAGTTCGCCCAGGCCGCCCCCGCCGGGCAGCTCAGCACAGCGAAGTTCGCGTTGATGTTGACCGTCGAGAATGCCGACCGGATCATGTTGCCGGATTGGGCCCGGTCGGTGCAGTTCTTGGATCCGATCGAGTTGCCGTTGACGACGACGCAGTCGCAGACCGAGATGTTGGGATCGGTCGGCGACGGTACACACGGCGCCGTGGTGCACAGCGCGAAGGTTTGGTCGCACATCCAGACGTCTTCGACCTGGAGGGCTTTGGCGTCGCTCGTGCCGCCGGAATCGCAGGCGGTGGCCGCGGCGACGGGAAGCACGCTCAACGATGCCCGGCGCAGCAGTCCGCGCCGGGTGAGCCTGGCCTGATCGGAGAGCCGTGCGGCGTGGTCGACGAGCTCGCCGATCGCGGTGGCGCCGCGCGCGATCTCGGACCGTCGACCGTCGTCGATCAACACCGCGCTGGGCGTGGCGGTGATGCCGAACGCGGCAAACGCGGCGCGAGACTCGTCGACGAGTTCGAGCGGGACGCGGTGGCCGGCGGGGCCGCCGTTGACGAGGGCGACGCGGACGCGACCGTCGAGGTCGTGCTGCCATCGCGCCACCTCGGGCAGCAACAGATCGCACGCCCCGCAACCGGGCTGGCTGAAGATGAGCATGAGCGGTCGGCGGGGTTCCAGCAGCTTGTCCAGGGTCCAGACGTTGCCCGCTCGATCCGGCAGCGCCAGGCCGTCGGCGGTCCCCGGGCGTGCCAGCCAGCGCCGCCGCGCCGCCGGGCCCAGCCACAGGGCAAGCATGACGATCCCGAAACCCGTTAAGGGCCAGCCAAACTGACCGCCGCATGCCACGAACGTGGCGAGTGTGGCGAAGCACCCGTTGCGGGCCAGCGTCGGCCACCCGAGCGGGCCCGAGGACAGCCGGCCAAAACAGTGACAGTCCGGGCGTCGGCCACGCACAAGATTCGCGAGCGCCGCCGCCGCGAATCCCGCAAGCACGACCAGCGCCGCGCCTGCTCCGGCCCGCGGCTGCGTTATCAGAAGCGCCGCGACGCCGAACTCGGTTGCGATCATCGCCGTCGCCACGAGGGCCGCGGCGGCCCGCGGCACGCCGAATGCGGTGACCGCTTGCCGTGCGCCGCCGCGGTCGGCCACCTTCGCCAGCGCGGCGACGGCAAACATTCCCGCCAGCACTAGTCGCGCTGCCGACATGGTGATCATCACAAACCTCCGGTGCGGATGGCCGAACGGGAACATTCTGCGCCCCGCCATAATGGAGGCGATGACTTTCGTGAAGATCAAGCTCTCCGTGACCGTCGCGATTCTCGTCTCGTCGATAGTGGTGGGTTGCCACTTCGAGAGCAGAAACCCGCCGACGTCCAAGGCGCTTGTGGTTCCCATGGAACAGGTGCTGAAACAGAACAACATCACCGAGAACGTCACGCTGGCGGTGGGGAACACGCTCAAACTGCAGTTGGGCTCGAATTACAGCACCCCGTTCCGGTGGCAGGCCGACGCGAAGATCGGCGACGGGTCGATCATCGAGCAAACCAGTCACCAGTACGTGCACCCCAGCACCGACGCGTTGGGTGCGCCCGGTAACGAGGTGTGGATGTTCACGGCGCTGAAGCCGGGGACAACGACGATTTCCACCTATTACTCCAGCTTTGTGGGCAAGAACGCCGCGCCGGTATGCCAGTACACGGCGATCGTGACTGTGAAGTAAAACGACGACAGACAAGCAGCGCCTCAGCTACCGTCTGGCTGTGCTTGCCTTTCTTCGCAACTGGTCTCAATTGACCAATGTGCCTGCCGAGCTGCACGACCAGCTCGAGGCGGAGGGACTCATCTTCCTGGCCCAGCGGGTCGGCGTCGTGCGGCATTTCAGCGGGCATGTCCCGGGCGTCTTCTCGGCGTCGGGCGTTTCGCGCTATATGGGGGCGTTCGCGTTCAGCGCCGCCCGGGTCGTCGCCACCTTCCCCACGCGTGGGGACGCCAATCTGCGGTCCATCGACTGCTCCTGGGATGTTGCGCGGGGCCCGGCCGCCGCGACGATCACCAAGAAGGGGCTGCTGATCGACATCGACCTGCGCGGTGTGGACCGGGCCTTCAGTGGATCGATGAAGCTGCACTACAAGAGGCAGATCCCCGACGAGGTGCTGGAGCGACTGCCCGTGACTTCGCTGCGGTTTTCGGTCGACCCGGTGTTCGTGTACCGCGCCGCGGGAGTGCGTCCCAAGACGTAGGGCCGTCGCGGGGCGTGCGGTCTCGCTTCGACCAGGTACGTCGCCTCGAAGGCGATATCGGGTTTCCGCAGCACCACATGGTTGAGAGAACTCCCCAGTCGGAGAATGCTGTGGGGATGAACGTCGATTTCCACTTCGACCCGATGTGCCCCTTCGCCTTTCAGACGTCATTGTGGATCCGCGACGTCCGCGAACAACTGGGCATCACCGTCGACTGGCGGTTCTTCAGCCTGGAAGAGATCAACCAGGTCGAGGGTAAGAAGCATCCGTGGGAGCGGGACTGGTCGTACGGCTGGTCGTTGATGCGGATCGGCGCACTGCTGCGTCGCACCGACATGGCGTTGCTCGACCGCTGGTACGCCGCGATAGGCCACGAACTGCACACCCTCGGCGGAAAGCCGCACGAGCGGGCGGTGGCGCGAAAGTTGTTGAGCGACATCGGTGTCGACGACGCGATTCTTGATGCGGCACTTGACGATCCGAGCACCCACGACGAGGTTCGGGTCGAGCATCAGCGGGTGGTGGACGCCGGCGGTTACGGTGTCCCGACGCTGTTCATCGACGGGCAATGCCTGTTCGGCCCGGTGTTGGTGGATCCCCCGACCGGTCCGGCCGCGCTGAAACTGTGGGACGTCGTGATGGGTATGGCCGAGCTGCCGCATGTCTACGAACTTCAGCGGCCGAAGGCGCCCGCCGATGTCGAGCTGATTGCGCAGAGTCTGCGTCCCTATCTCGACGGCCGCGATTGGGTCAGCATCAATCGCGGTGAAGTGATCGACGTCGACCGGCTAGCGGGGCGCTGAGGGCGCACGCCGGGGGCTGATGTCCCGCCGGAAGCCGTTGTAGCGGCGCGTACCTGCAGCGGGTCGAAGCGGTCACACTTGTGTTTTGGCGCCAGTGGCGCCAAAATGGCGCCATGCCTAGTGTGCAGATCAAAGACGTTCCCGAAGACACCCATCGAGTCCTGCGGGAACGAGCCGCCCGCGCGCATCAGTCCTTGCAGGAATACCTTCGAAGCCGGCTGATCGCCGACGCGAGTCAACCCACTCTGGACGAGGTTTTCGTCAGAGTCGCTGCGCGTCGTGGCGGCCGGGTGTCTTTTGACGCTGCCGCCGAACACGTTCGGGCAGACCGTGATCGTCGTTGACGCGAGCGTGCTGGCGGTCGCGCTGGGCGATGATGGCCCAGACGGGCAGCATGCGCGGGAACGTCTGGCGGACGAAACGTTGGTCGCTCCCGAACTGATCGACCTCGAGGTGGTTTCGGTGTGGCGCCGCCATGTTGCTGCAAAACTAATGCCTGCCCGGAGAGCCGTTGGCGCAATCGCGGACCTGGCGGAGTTGCCACTGCGTCGGTCCTCCCACCGATCATTGCTCGAGCGCATATGGGAGCTGCGGCATGTCGTT
This genomic interval carries:
- a CDS encoding DUF5685 family protein, with product MFGIIRPCRHRLGSELAAAWTAQLCGLCLALRDDYGQSARIATNYDGLVVSLLVEAQSPEQPTRRKAGPCPGRGMRRADVATGDCARLAAVVSLALAAARVRDHVDDHDGVVGAAGIRPAARRIAERWVRQGTDTGHTLGFDTGVLVAAMDRQAELEATAGPGSSLLLVTEPTETAVAEAFAYTAVLAGRPDNQAPLREIGRLFGRVAHLLDAVEDYDDDLARGKWNPLAATETPMDQARALCDDAALGIELALADVEFTDGRLANKLLTREVRRAISRTFSRSGHTTCGTPHGQQEPINFGNQPVGAGYPMGEIPEETPGAGVKRKGGRGDGSCVCCCDGCDCCCDCGDCCDCGGCCDCS
- a CDS encoding protease inhibitor I42 family protein, with the translated sequence MTFVKIKLSVTVAILVSSIVVGCHFESRNPPTSKALVVPMEQVLKQNNITENVTLAVGNTLKLQLGSNYSTPFRWQADAKIGDGSIIEQTSHQYVHPSTDALGAPGNEVWMFTALKPGTTTISTYYSSFVGKNAAPVCQYTAIVTVK
- a CDS encoding FitA-like ribbon-helix-helix domain-containing protein, which produces MPSVQIKDVPEDTHRVLRERAARAHQSLQEYLRSRLIADASQPTLDEVFVRVAARRGGRVSFDAAAEHVRADRDRR
- a CDS encoding mycothiol-dependent nitroreductase Rv2466c family protein codes for the protein MNVDFHFDPMCPFAFQTSLWIRDVREQLGITVDWRFFSLEEINQVEGKKHPWERDWSYGWSLMRIGALLRRTDMALLDRWYAAIGHELHTLGGKPHERAVARKLLSDIGVDDAILDAALDDPSTHDEVRVEHQRVVDAGGYGVPTLFIDGQCLFGPVLVDPPTGPAALKLWDVVMGMAELPHVYELQRPKAPADVELIAQSLRPYLDGRDWVSINRGEVIDVDRLAGR
- a CDS encoding type II toxin-antitoxin system VapC family toxin; this encodes MTLPPNTFGQTVIVVDASVLAVALGDDGPDGQHARERLADETLVAPELIDLEVVSVWRRHVAAKLMPARRAVGAIADLAELPLRRSSHRSLLERIWELRHVVTPYDAAYGALAEALDVVLVTADARLSRASGLQCEVETIDGA
- a CDS encoding thioredoxin family protein, whose product is MITMSAARLVLAGMFAVAALAKVADRGGARQAVTAFGVPRAAAALVATAMIATEFGVAALLITQPRAGAGAALVVLAGFAAAALANLVRGRRPDCHCFGRLSSGPLGWPTLARNGCFATLATFVACGGQFGWPLTGFGIVMLALWLGPAARRRWLARPGTADGLALPDRAGNVWTLDKLLEPRRPLMLIFSQPGCGACDLLLPEVARWQHDLDGRVRVALVNGGPAGHRVPLELVDESRAAFAAFGITATPSAVLIDDGRRSEIARGATAIGELVDHAARLSDQARLTRRGLLRRASLSVLPVAAATACDSGGTSDAKALQVEDVWMCDQTFALCTTAPCVPSPTDPNISVCDCVVVNGNSIGSKNCTDRAQSGNMIRSAFSTVNINANFAVLSCPAGAAWANCLDVECEIDATNPARAKCQCVTVKTGPSITFGGGCDTATCTSTTWSAATPDMYQAGMRQLRAAMDRVGKPVTFPKPCPAPK